The Astyanax mexicanus isolate ESR-SI-001 chromosome 18, AstMex3_surface, whole genome shotgun sequence DNA window GCGCGCTCCCACCGCTGGAGCTCAGCAGCGCTTTAACTCTAGGGAGTTTAGTTCTATGTGCCGCTGCTGCTCCGCCTCCGCTGCCGCGCTCTGCTATTGGCCAGAACCTCGCATCCTTTCTGCTTTCGGCCAATCAGCGATCCTGTTTGTGTCCCACCCTCAGAGCGCTTGTagggcgcatgcgcagaagaagCAAGACCAGTCAAGAGTGGAGGTACtttgaagctaatgctaatgctaatggtatAAACCGGGCGTGAAACTGTCAAAAACCGCGGCAGCTGTGAGTCTGAGTTTAACTGTAGACTATGAGGATTTACAGAAGTAATTAACCAGTTAAATAACCGTTTTAGTTTAATAAAACGAGGCGGTATAAAACATGAACATTAGTGTTTACATCGCTAGTTTATGGAGcgcctaaggtgacatcatgttaaaacaaataaaaacatggccacgcattattaaggcatgggaacgagatcctaatgcacggccacgacttattaaggcgtaaGAACGAGATTCCAATGCCTAGGAATTAGATAATTAAGCTGTGTGAGTGAGATAATTAACTTATTAAGGTGtgagaacaagataattaagtcataGCCATAGCATagtaaagcttgcttttctgtaaattatgtTAAGTTGACAtcatgtttttaaaaattattgGGTGACCAGATCCTAAGGTtaggccatgacttattaaggcatgagaatgagatcctaatgcatggtcatgatttattaaggtgtgggaatgaaaTCCTAAGActtggccacaacttattaaggcataggaAAGAGATACTAAGGCTTGGCCATAACTTaataaggcgtgggaacgagatcctaatgcgtggccatgtgggaatgagatccttgTTTCTTTACACTGATTGTCATGTTTTGTTGCTTTCCATTCACAGGTTCCTGAGCCCTTAGATCTGGGGTGTGTTTAGCAGCTCTCAGTTCTCAGTGAAGTCCAGTGTGAGGATTTTCCCATCAGAATGTTCCTCCCCTTTTCTCCTGTTGGTTAACAGACTCCTCCCCATTTGTGGGATAACTCCGGATGGAGGGTGTGCGCTGGGCGTTCCGCTGTGGCGCCTGGTCCCCATCACGCTCTGAATGGCTGCTGGCTGCCCGCTGCATCCAACAGGAGGAGAAGAACCGGATTGGACAGTTCGTTTTCACCAAAGATGCCAAATCAGCCATGGTGAGAAGAAAAACTAGAACTGATGCACCTGCTCAACATTCTTTCATCTTTTCTATCTGTTCTTTAATAACACAGCAGTTCTCCATACAATTATGGCTGCTCAACAAAATGTATAGGTGCTTAAACTTGTTTTTTCAGGATCAGGAGAACTGGTAATCTTTTAACTGGCTTATCACTTATAACTTTATTGTATGGTTtacaaaatataatacatttgtcTTTCATATTTGactttttactgtgtgtgtgtgtgtgtatgtgtgtgcgtgtgtaggcAGGGCGTCTGCTGATGAGGAGGCTGGTGTGTGATAAGGTGTGTTTGCCATGGGACGGCTTCCGTTTGGGGAGGACAGAGCGAGGGAAGCCGTACCTGGCCGAACCTTCTAGCCCAGGTTCTCTTCACTGGAACTTTAATGTGTCCCACCAAGGGGATTATGCTGTACTGGCAGCAGAACCGGGGCGGCAGGTGGGAGTAGACATTATGAAGACCACCAGACCAGGTAAAGAAGGTCAGAGGTGTGGGTCACTGATTGCGGAGCAGGTGTAAATAcaggaaaattaaataaaaaatgtatgttcATTAATGagttacactgcctggccaaaaaaacaaaatgtccacatcccaaagattctcaatgaggttaaggtctggactctgtggtgaactatccatgtgtaaaaaattatgatctcatgctccttgacccactctttcacaattccagccccatatatcctggcattgtcatcttggaatatggctgtgtcatgagggaagaaaaaaatcattgatggaataacctggtctatattcagtatattcaggtagtcagctgacctcattctttgagcacatactgttgctgaacccagacctgaccaactgcagcaaccccagatcatttgcctAGTTGAGCTTCAATCCGGTCTACTGCACTTTACCCCACctatttagtctacagcagtttacccTACTCATTAATCCTGCAAAAAAataaaccccacccattcagcctacaccaATTTAGCCCTGTACATTTAGTCTAGAGCAGTTTAAACCCACCCACACTTGTTGAAGTTAGCAGGAGTGTTTCAGTCTTGGCTGCTTTTAAGATAATACTCAATCctgggcagccaatcagaacagaggtgaTTTACTGTATCATATACAAGTATTAAAGGTACAGAATCACACAAGAGTGTATTTTACTGTAAGGGATGAAGAGGGCCTTGTACAGAAATGAGTTATGAGTGTTTTTGGTTTATAAACTCACACAGCCGCTTTAAGTGCAGCTGAGGGCTGGAGGTTATGTAGTCTTTAAAGTTATTTATGGAGTAGTTAAAGTTATTATGTTGTGTATTTCCACCAGATGACCACCAGGTGTCCCTGTAGGCCAACAGATTCTTAAACTGTCAGACTCGTCTATCTGAGCATGAGCAGAACCCAAACACCCATAAAACTTAAATACATAAATCCATCATTAAAGGATAAAGGAACAAACAATCagtatatttatttagtattacaaATAATGGTTAAAGGCTTGTAGCAGCATAAagactgtgactgtgtgtgtgtgtgtgtgtgtgtgcgtgcgtgcgtttGTGTTGTCAGGCAGCAGCACAGTGCAGGAATTCTTCCGGATCATGACCCGGCAGTTTACAGAACTGGAATGGAGGACAATCCGATCAGCCGGATCTGACTGGGATCAACTGGCTATGTTCTACAGACACTGGGTAACCACGGCAACCGCATCCCGGTGAAGCAGCAGCTCCCTAGGAATCAGAATATGTGAccgcacacacacatctcacacacacataaacgcacacacacacacacataaagctgTTTAACTatgcagcattgtgtgtgtggagtgtgtcaTCTTAGGATGAGGCATGCTGATTGTTCTCATGCTGATCACTGTTGCCATGGTAATATAATATCATCACTTTCACACATGACTCAGTTATAGGAGTTTGTTGTCATATTAGAGTGCACACACATGTTGGGCGTTTTTGCATGCTGATTGGTCAGTTTTTCTGTCTATTAAAGGCTCTGAAGGAGAGTTTCATCAAGGCGATCGGTTCAGGCCTAGGCTTTGACCTGCAGAGGGTGGAGTTTCACATCTCACCCAATCAGCTACAAGAGGGGCGGGTCTACTCCCAGACTAGAATGCACCTGGATGAGGAGCAGGAGGATGGCTGGACCTTTGAGGTAAGAAGTGTGTGTGGTTAAATTAATCATTCAATTGTTAAGCTTCATTCTCAGCTTTCTGcaagatttaatttgattttgtaagattatgattatttttttaaatggttcagTTAATCAAGATTTCTTAGTTTTCACTGATTCAGTAGGATTATGATGCTTCGGGAaacagttcagttcacttatctTACCATGAATCAATTTGGTGTAGTAAGGCTATGAATCTTAGTAATAATTCAGTTCTTCAGATATTCTCAACGTCCACgtttatatgattatatgaaTCTCTAATGTGAATATTGTGGTGGTAAATGATTCAGAatcatttataattaataataaacatgCCACTGGGGGAGCTGTTGATCAACATGACTGACATGCTGACATGGTAATAACATATCAGATTCAATTTTGAACTGAACATTGAATCGATACACCTCTgctagtaagtgtgtgtgtgtacgtgtgagtgtgagagagaggaacagagataAAGGAGATGGATGAGGAGCGAAAGAGCGGGTGATGGATGAAagaagaaagaggtagagaaatgTCATGTTATCTTTAAGGTCACAAGGCTATAGGGTCCAttattcactctcacacactcacatacactttCCCAGACCCCCACTGTATCACTCTTTTCAAGTATGTCTGTTTTATCTCATACTGAGCCCTGAGACCCTGtcagagagtgtgagtgtgtgtgtgtgtgtacgtgtataGGGCAGCCTATATCTGTCCAGCTCAGGCCATGTGAATGTGACACACACACTGTTCCTGACTCTAAAGGAAAACAGAAAGAGGGAAATAATGGAAGTCCCGCTGGTGTTTATCCGCTGTGTCCCGCTGTGTGTTCCCAGCGTTCCCTCAGGGAGGCTGTGTCCCTCTGACACTCACCCTGACCAATAACAGCACAGTTCCATCTACGGCTCAGAAAACCAACAGCTGATAATGCTTTTGTCTACTGAAGAACCTTAGGGTTGTGTCACAGTTTAGACCTTGTTCactagtagtgtagtgtagtagtgcAGTGCAGATGTGTACAGACTCCATATTCTCCTGTATAGTAAACTGTTATGGTCTGTATGTATCTAAAAACTGcaccctgttcactctgtagtgcactactttttaccaaattgaaaacctctggaatataatcaagagaaggatgaatgatcacaagacatcaaaccaagctgaactgcttgattgtttgcactgagagtggcataaagttatccaaaagcagtgtgtaagactggtggaggagaaaatgccaagatgcatgaaaactgataaaaaaaaacagtgttattccaccaaatattgatttctgaactcttaaaacattataattatgaacttgttttctatgcattatttgaggtctgaaagctttgcatcttttatgtaatatcagccatttctcattttctgcaaattaatgctctaaatgacaatatttagggttcaagcaccgaaggtgcgtagaaccctattgtttttgctaagatttttcttcttattattattattaggggttcgagcacgtagtgctagaaaccctattgtaattgttctgattattaggggttcgagcacgtagtgctagaaaccctattgtaattgttctgattattattattattattattaggggttcgagcacgtagtgctagaaaccctattgtaattgttctgattattaggggttcgagcacgtagtgctagaaaccctattgtaattgttctgattaggggttcgagcacgtagtgctagaaaccctattgtaattgttctgattattattaggggttcgagcacgtagtgctagaaaccctattgtaattgttctgattattattattattattattattattattattaggggttcgagcacgtagtgctagaaaccctattgtaattgttaggggttcgagcacgtagtgctagaaaccctattgtaattgttctgattattattattattattattattattattattattattaggggttcgagcacgtagtgctagaaaccctattgtaattgttctgattattattaggggttcgagcacgtagtgctagaaaccctattgtaattgttctgattattattattattaggggttcgagcacgtagtgctagaaaccctattgtaattgttctgattattattattattattattattattatagttcttattctttttctgccatagaagtgattgggcagaagaaaccgtaaggcctacagggctgagacttggtcatatggtagtacttctcaccgctactcagattcaaaacatgagcccgatcggcctcaagggggcgctatggcgaaggtcaacgcgtttggcctcgtaactcctacaccctgatagctagagcaaaaattcttgcattatatgattccttggttaatggcaaatcaaaaaagtcaatagaaccactaagctccgcccacttagattttttgctatttagca harbors:
- the aasdhppt gene encoding L-aminoadipate-semialdehyde dehydrogenase-phosphopantetheinyl transferase; the encoded protein is MEGVRWAFRCGAWSPSRSEWLLAARCIQQEEKNRIGQFVFTKDAKSAMAGRLLMRRLVCDKVCLPWDGFRLGRTERGKPYLAEPSSPGSLHWNFNVSHQGDYAVLAAEPGRQVGVDIMKTTRPGSSTVQEFFRIMTRQFTELEWRTIRSAGSDWDQLAMFYRHWALKESFIKAIGSGLGFDLQRVEFHISPNQLQEGRVYSQTRMHLDEEQEDGWTFEECLLDKHHHVAVALGTPEGSVYKDAEATPPSFTLLSFSELVSGATPLSDEDPAYWESFQSKQEAPVRQSEA